The following coding sequences lie in one Candidatus Nitrospira allomarina genomic window:
- a CDS encoding DegT/DnrJ/EryC1/StrS family aminotransferase, producing the protein MNQFLPFHVPDIGEEEIQSVVETLRSGWLTTGSKTKQFEAEFAHRVEARHAVALNSCTAALHLALEAVGVTEGDEVIVPTMTFAATAEVVHYLKAKPVLVDCRADTLNIDVGQIEKAISPRTKAIIPVHYAGQPCEMDRILEIARIHHLKVIEDAAHALPTRYRGRMVGSLGDITCFSFYSTKTITTGEGGMATTENAEWAERMRILSLHGISRDAVNRYTPEGTWYYEICYPGYKYNLTDIAAALGIPQLHKCDRFGTIRQRYASLYNEGFKDIPEITVPHVADDVEHAWHLYVIQLDLERLRVGRNEMIDLLKKQGIGTSVHFIPLHLHPYYRDNYGYLPNDFPVASSVFERIISLPIYPKMTEVDIQKVIEVVITLIKSHRR; encoded by the coding sequence ATGAACCAATTTTTACCCTTTCATGTTCCTGATATTGGGGAGGAAGAAATTCAGTCGGTGGTCGAGACCCTCCGTTCAGGGTGGTTAACCACAGGTTCAAAGACTAAGCAGTTCGAGGCGGAGTTTGCGCACCGGGTAGAAGCTCGACATGCTGTGGCCCTGAATTCCTGTACGGCTGCTTTGCATCTTGCCCTCGAAGCCGTTGGCGTGACAGAAGGCGACGAGGTCATTGTGCCCACCATGACCTTTGCCGCCACAGCAGAGGTGGTGCATTATCTCAAGGCGAAGCCGGTGTTGGTGGATTGCCGGGCTGATACCTTGAATATTGATGTAGGCCAGATTGAAAAAGCGATCTCGCCGAGAACAAAAGCGATCATACCTGTTCATTATGCTGGTCAGCCCTGTGAAATGGATCGCATTCTGGAGATTGCCAGAATTCACCATTTGAAGGTTATTGAGGATGCTGCCCACGCTCTTCCGACCCGTTATCGTGGAAGGATGGTCGGGTCATTGGGAGATATTACGTGCTTTTCTTTTTATTCAACCAAGACGATCACGACTGGTGAAGGGGGGATGGCCACGACCGAAAATGCCGAATGGGCAGAGCGCATGCGAATTTTAAGTCTGCACGGCATCTCGCGGGATGCCGTTAATCGATATACCCCTGAAGGAACCTGGTATTACGAGATTTGCTATCCTGGGTATAAGTATAATTTGACGGATATTGCGGCAGCACTAGGAATTCCCCAGCTACACAAATGCGACCGCTTTGGAACGATCCGCCAGCGGTACGCCAGCCTCTATAATGAAGGTTTTAAGGATATTCCGGAAATTACGGTACCCCATGTTGCCGACGATGTGGAGCATGCCTGGCACCTCTACGTCATTCAGTTAGACCTGGAACGGTTGCGGGTCGGACGGAACGAAATGATTGATCTTCTGAAGAAACAGGGCATCGGAACGAGTGTGCATTTTATCCCCTTGCATCTTCACCCCTATTATAGGGATAATTACGGGTATCTCCCCAATGATTTCCCTGTGGCTAGTT
- a CDS encoding class I SAM-dependent methyltransferase yields MDDQSSASEKVEEARIQAAYAKRTENTFYSWFNPSYVFMVQEQERRMLVALKQHGFACLDNIKILEIGCGRGYWLREFIKWGAKPKNITGIDLLSDRVEVARRLCPEGVEIECGSAGKLGFRDGSFDIVLQSTVFSSVLDPTLRQQIALEMLRVIKENGAILWYDFHVNNPRNPDVQGINKRKIKQLFSGCRIELRRITLAPPLARLLAPYSLLACYLLERCKVFNTHYLGVIRKV; encoded by the coding sequence ATGGATGATCAATCCTCTGCGTCCGAAAAAGTTGAAGAAGCTCGGATTCAAGCCGCCTATGCCAAGCGGACAGAAAATACTTTTTATTCGTGGTTTAATCCAAGCTATGTTTTTATGGTGCAGGAACAAGAACGGCGGATGCTGGTTGCTCTGAAGCAACATGGGTTTGCTTGTTTAGATAACATAAAAATTCTTGAAATTGGCTGTGGAAGAGGATATTGGCTTAGAGAGTTCATTAAATGGGGTGCCAAGCCCAAAAATATTACAGGGATAGATCTTCTTTCAGATCGCGTAGAAGTAGCTAGAAGACTCTGCCCTGAAGGAGTAGAAATTGAATGTGGGAGTGCGGGGAAGCTTGGTTTTAGGGATGGGTCGTTTGATATCGTTCTCCAGTCTACGGTTTTTTCCTCCGTACTTGATCCCACTTTGAGGCAACAAATTGCCCTAGAAATGCTCCGAGTTATAAAGGAAAATGGAGCTATTCTCTGGTATGACTTTCATGTGAATAATCCCAGAAACCCTGATGTTCAGGGGATAAATAAACGGAAAATCAAGCAGCTGTTTTCGGGCTGTCGAATTGAACTTCGACGCATCACTCTGGCTCCCCCTCTGGCTCGGTTGCTTGCGCCTTATTCCTTATTGGCTTGTTACCTTCTCGAACGATGTAAAGTATTCAATACTCATTATCTCGGAGTCATTCGTAAGGTATAG